The Bacteroidales bacterium sequence GTTCGGCGGCTTTGGCGACTACTCCGGTGGAGGCCATTTTTCCGGAAGGCTGACCGTCGCGCTGGTTGCAGCAGGTGTAATAGCCAAAAAAATCATCGAACCCATTTCGATCTCATCAAAACTCCTGAAAGCCGGCGGTAGCGAAGATATTCAACAAACCATTGAAGAAGCAATGGCTGATAGAGATTCTGTCGGAGGACTGATTGAATGCACTGCCAAAAACTTACCCGTAGGCCTGGGAGAGCCATTTTTTGATTCAGTAGAGTCGCTGATCAGTCATCTTGTTTTTGCTATTCCGGCCATTAAAGGCATTGAGTTCGGAAGCGGTTTTGCGGCAGCGTCCATGCGTGGCAGCGAACACAACGACCCGATTATTTCTGCAAATGGCAAAACAGCCACCAACCATGCCGGTGGTATCAACGGAGGGATTACCAACGGAAATAATTTGGTTTTCAGGGTGGCCGTGAAACCCACCTCGAGCATTGGCAAGGCACAAAGCACTTTTAATTTTGCAAATAGCAAGGTGAACGAGCTGAAAATTGAAGGACGCCATGATGCCTGCATTGCCCTGCGCGTCCCTCCTGTGATTGAGGCCGCCACCGCTATTGCCCTGGCCGATCTGATGTTGCTGGAGCAAAAAGTGAAGCGGGTTAAAGATCAATAATCCAGGCTATGATGCCAGATCTTTGTTTTGAATAAACGCACATCAATACTCATCACAACCTAGTTGTTGATAACCGCTAACTTTCTTTTAATCAAATCCTTGGAGGTTTCGATTTCGAGAAAATAAACACCACTTTTGAGATGTGACAAATCAATAAGAAGGTTGAAATCTTCAGTTTTTCTGACTGCAACCATCTGGCCGGAGTGATCGTAAATGGTGAGTTGCAACATTTTTTCCTCCGATTTAAGATTAAAAATCCCCGAAGACGGGTTTGGATAAAGTTCAATAAAGACAGATTGCGGTTCAGTTATTCGGGTTGCCACTTTTTGAAGTACATTTGATAAAGCCATGTTGGATTTCACCCCGTTTGAGTATTCAGCTTCCACACTGTAAATGTAATAACCGGGTTCAAGTGCGATCCACTCATTATCCATGTACGTGGTGTCATTGACAGGGCTGTCATTTATTTGTTCCCAGATCTCTTCTCCAACCAATCTCCGATAAATATTGTAGTGCTCAAA is a genomic window containing:
- a CDS encoding chorismate synthase, with the protein product MNSFGRLFRISIFGESHGKFIGVTIDGCPAGLQVSEEDFLEDLNRRKSGAKGTTPRTEADEPQFVSGIFNGITTGAPLTIIFENANIKPGDYENLRTQPRPGHADFVALHKFGGFGDYSGGGHFSGRLTVALVAAGVIAKKIIEPISISSKLLKAGGSEDIQQTIEEAMADRDSVGGLIECTAKNLPVGLGEPFFDSVESLISHLVFAIPAIKGIEFGSGFAAASMRGSEHNDPIISANGKTATNHAGGINGGITNGNNLVFRVAVKPTSSIGKAQSTFNFANSKVNELKIEGRHDACIALRVPPVIEAATAIALADLMLLEQKVKRVKDQ